One Coffea arabica cultivar ET-39 chromosome 5c, Coffea Arabica ET-39 HiFi, whole genome shotgun sequence DNA window includes the following coding sequences:
- the LOC113723002 gene encoding uncharacterized protein translates to MNGELAIWCCGSLLSQSTLIEEPSHIFHVYGSQDGLEREVYSDEEQYHFSFGWKKAVLGHSDNDKLHLQYEVYDFLYLDQMFKRLFLAIFRGFRRI, encoded by the exons ATGAACGGGGAGCTCGCAATCTG GTGTTGCGGCAGTCTCCTAAGTCAGAGCACCCTGATAGAG GAGCCATCACATATATTTCATGTATATGGGAGTCAGGATGGGCTTGAAAGAGAAGTATATTCAGACGAAGAGCAGTACCATTTTAGCTTTGGATGGAAGAAGGCGGTGCTTGGACATTCAGATAATGACAAGCTGCATTTGCAATATGAAGTTTATGACTTCCTTTATTTGGATCAGATGTTTAAAAGATTGTTTCTTGCTATTTTCCGTGGCTTCCGACGAATCTAA